In Lautropia mirabilis, one DNA window encodes the following:
- a CDS encoding universal stress protein: MARILIPIDGSETALRAVQWVIEQIRAGVNHQVSLLNVQPEILSGHARAYFTKTDLDAFMAEQAQEQLAPAQKLLTEANIPYESSFERGHAPMVIADHAKKAGFDQIVMGTRGLNRVSGLLLGSVATGVLHLVDIPVTLIK, translated from the coding sequence ATGGCCAGAATACTCATCCCGATCGACGGTTCCGAGACCGCATTGCGTGCGGTGCAATGGGTCATCGAACAGATTCGTGCCGGTGTCAACCACCAGGTCTCGCTCCTCAACGTGCAGCCGGAAATCCTCTCCGGCCACGCCCGCGCCTACTTCACCAAGACCGACCTCGACGCCTTCATGGCGGAACAGGCCCAGGAGCAGCTGGCGCCCGCCCAGAAACTGCTGACCGAGGCCAACATCCCCTACGAATCCTCCTTCGAGCGGGGCCATGCCCCCATGGTCATCGCCGACCACGCGAAGAAGGCCGGGTTCGACCAGATCGTGATGGGCACCCGGGGTCTGAATCGTGTCAGCGGCCTGCTGCTCGGTTCCGTGGCTACCGGTGTGCTGCACCTGGTGGACATCCCGGTCACCCTGATCAAATGA
- the gshB gene encoding glutathione synthase, translating into MDILFILDPFDSLKPKKETSIAMMRAAVARGHRVFGCLQGDISLDQGKVTARVTPLELTGELSPWYKAGEVRTEPLSAFDAVLMRKDPPFDMEYVYSTYMLERAVEQGARVYNNPAAIRDHNEKFSITAYPQLTTDVMVTRDPARLREFVARHGEAVLKLLDGMGGASIFRARQDDPNLSVILETMNRFGTRTVMAQRYLPAIAQGDKRILLIDGEVVPHALARIPQAGEARGNMAAGGKPVAQPLSARDEEIARYLGPRLAAKGLFLVGLDVIGDSLTEINVTSPTGFMEITAQTGFDVPDFFIAQLEKRVAADRSAAGA; encoded by the coding sequence ATGGACATTCTTTTCATCCTCGATCCCTTCGATTCCCTCAAGCCCAAGAAAGAGACCAGCATCGCCATGATGCGGGCCGCTGTGGCGCGTGGCCACCGGGTCTTCGGTTGCCTGCAGGGTGACATCAGTCTGGATCAGGGCAAGGTCACGGCCCGGGTGACGCCGCTGGAGCTGACCGGCGAGCTCTCCCCCTGGTACAAGGCCGGCGAGGTGCGCACCGAGCCTCTGTCGGCTTTCGATGCCGTGCTGATGCGCAAGGATCCGCCCTTCGACATGGAATATGTCTATTCCACCTACATGCTGGAGCGGGCGGTCGAGCAGGGGGCACGGGTCTACAACAATCCCGCCGCCATCCGCGACCATAATGAGAAATTCTCCATTACGGCCTATCCGCAGCTGACCACCGACGTGATGGTCACGCGCGATCCGGCCCGGCTGCGCGAGTTTGTCGCCCGCCATGGCGAGGCGGTGCTGAAGCTGCTGGACGGCATGGGTGGGGCCTCCATCTTCCGGGCACGTCAGGATGATCCCAACCTGTCGGTCATTCTGGAAACCATGAACCGCTTCGGCACGCGCACCGTGATGGCGCAGCGCTACCTGCCGGCCATCGCGCAGGGCGACAAGCGCATCCTGCTCATCGACGGTGAGGTGGTGCCGCACGCGCTGGCGCGCATCCCGCAGGCCGGCGAGGCGCGGGGCAACATGGCGGCCGGCGGCAAGCCGGTGGCGCAGCCGCTGTCGGCGCGTGATGAAGAGATCGCCCGCTACCTGGGCCCGCGCCTGGCAGCCAAGGGACTTTTCCTGGTGGGTCTGGACGTGATTGGCGACAGCCTCACCGAGATCAACGTCACCAGCCCCACCGGTTTCATGGAAATCACGGCGCAGACCGGTTTCGATGTGCCCGATTTCTTCATTGCACAGCTGGAAAAGCGTGTGGCGGCCGATCGTTCCGCCGCCGGGGCCTGA
- a CDS encoding DUF1840 domain-containing protein: MLYEFRSRATGSVTMIGKAAEQVLKIIGKSPDATGIITVAQIPAAIAALEQAAEREQPPADQPQDADDQNLQEDARERFVSLRQRVYPLIELMREAKAADVDVTWGV; the protein is encoded by the coding sequence ATGCTGTACGAATTCCGCAGCCGTGCCACCGGCAGTGTCACCATGATCGGCAAGGCCGCCGAACAGGTGCTGAAAATCATCGGCAAGAGCCCGGACGCCACCGGCATCATCACCGTGGCCCAGATCCCGGCAGCCATTGCCGCCCTGGAACAGGCAGCCGAACGCGAGCAACCGCCCGCCGATCAGCCACAGGACGCCGATGACCAGAACCTTCAGGAAGACGCCCGCGAGCGCTTCGTCAGCCTGCGTCAGCGCGTCTATCCGCTGATCGAGCTGATGCGAGAGGCGAAGGCTGCGGACGTGGACGTGACCTGGGGCGTCTGA
- the ptsP gene encoding phosphoenolpyruvate--protein phosphotransferase — MNTTTQSPENTPVEVQLAAAPQNRDDAVRAAGSLLIQAGFAADGFTDSLLKREQTATTFLGQGVAIPHGMIDDKHLVKRTGLAVLQVPNGVVWGKDAEGKPQIVNLVVGIAAASDEHIKVLRRLTRLMRDDARLKKLFTTTHAAELVEALTGEAPASSPSAPAMTDFPVGKEITLGYPNGLHARPAGQWVESIRRFKSQVRVRCGDIVADARSVASLLSLGAGNNARLRISAQGDDAQDAISALLGTIKLLGDEETRQARLAADKQAQAQGLGRELGTWEPEARNTFSGIAAAPGLVIGTLVLAESQELEVEDNADGVAKAAADLDHALANAQRQLATLISNAERQGQAEQANIFKAHLELLRDPSWLGDVTRCIVDGHGAAWAWKNCLTNRIQAQRKLQDATLAARSADLEDVGLRVLRHLLGKGNEGSNFAQGLPDDAILLADDLAPSVTAQIDTSRVKGFCTAKGGPTAHTAILARALGMPAVVAAGPGVLVPALSQGGTKAILDGYRGKLYVAPTEAALAEAQQRIARLGQLQAEETKTRMQPATTTDGHRVEIGANANRADQARRALESGAEGVGLMRTEFLFLERDHVPDEDEQYEVYRSMVNVLAGRPLIVRTLDIGGDKQVPHLALPHEDNPFLGVRGARLQLRREELLVPQMRALYRAAKHGPLSIMFPMISSIEEVQLLRERMEAIRTELDAPNVPLGIMIEVPSAAVMADQFAKYVDFFSIGTNDLTQYALAIDRQHPELASLADALHPAVLRLIAQTVAGARPYKRHVGVCGGLAGDPLGAALLVGLGVDELSMSASDLGTIKALLRRQSLSDLQALARKALEAETVQEVRALGAALKSASSPTAGDAA, encoded by the coding sequence ATGAACACGACAACGCAATCCCCGGAAAACACTCCTGTCGAAGTCCAGCTGGCGGCTGCGCCCCAGAATCGCGACGACGCCGTGCGGGCTGCAGGCAGTCTGCTGATCCAGGCCGGCTTTGCCGCTGACGGCTTCACCGACAGCCTGCTCAAGCGTGAGCAGACCGCCACCACCTTCCTGGGACAGGGCGTCGCCATTCCCCACGGCATGATCGACGACAAGCACCTGGTCAAGCGCACCGGTCTGGCCGTGCTGCAGGTCCCCAACGGCGTCGTGTGGGGCAAGGACGCCGAAGGCAAGCCCCAGATCGTCAACCTGGTCGTGGGCATTGCGGCTGCTTCCGACGAGCACATCAAGGTGCTGCGTCGTCTCACCCGCCTGATGCGTGACGACGCCCGCCTGAAGAAGCTCTTCACCACCACCCACGCCGCCGAACTCGTCGAGGCGCTGACCGGCGAGGCCCCGGCCTCTTCCCCCAGCGCCCCGGCCATGACCGACTTCCCCGTCGGCAAGGAAATCACCCTGGGCTATCCCAACGGCCTGCACGCCCGCCCGGCCGGCCAGTGGGTCGAGAGCATCCGCCGCTTCAAGTCGCAGGTACGTGTGCGCTGCGGCGACATCGTGGCCGATGCCCGTAGTGTGGCCTCGCTGCTGAGCCTGGGTGCCGGCAACAATGCCCGCCTGCGCATCTCGGCCCAGGGCGATGACGCCCAGGACGCCATCAGCGCCCTGCTGGGCACCATCAAGCTGCTGGGTGACGAGGAGACCCGTCAGGCCCGGCTGGCTGCCGACAAGCAGGCGCAGGCCCAGGGCCTGGGCCGCGAGCTGGGCACCTGGGAGCCCGAGGCCCGCAACACCTTCAGTGGCATTGCAGCCGCTCCCGGCCTGGTCATCGGCACCCTGGTGCTGGCCGAATCGCAGGAACTGGAAGTCGAGGACAACGCGGACGGCGTGGCCAAGGCGGCCGCCGACCTGGACCATGCCCTGGCCAATGCCCAGCGCCAGCTGGCCACGCTCATCTCCAACGCCGAGCGCCAGGGCCAGGCCGAACAGGCCAACATCTTCAAGGCCCACCTGGAACTGCTGCGCGACCCAAGCTGGCTGGGTGACGTCACCCGCTGCATCGTCGACGGTCACGGCGCCGCCTGGGCCTGGAAGAACTGCCTGACCAACCGCATCCAAGCCCAGCGCAAGCTGCAGGACGCCACCCTGGCCGCCCGTTCGGCCGACCTGGAAGATGTGGGCCTGCGCGTGCTGCGCCACCTGCTGGGCAAGGGCAACGAGGGTAGCAACTTCGCCCAGGGCCTGCCCGATGACGCCATCCTGCTGGCCGACGACCTGGCGCCGTCCGTCACGGCCCAGATCGACACCTCCCGCGTGAAGGGCTTCTGCACCGCCAAGGGCGGCCCCACCGCACACACCGCCATCCTGGCCCGCGCGCTGGGCATGCCTGCCGTCGTCGCTGCCGGCCCCGGCGTGCTGGTGCCGGCCCTGTCCCAGGGCGGTACCAAGGCCATCCTGGACGGCTACCGGGGCAAGCTGTACGTGGCTCCCACCGAAGCCGCCCTGGCCGAGGCCCAGCAGCGCATCGCACGCCTGGGTCAGCTTCAGGCCGAAGAAACCAAGACCCGGATGCAGCCGGCCACCACCACCGACGGCCACCGCGTCGAGATCGGCGCCAATGCCAACCGGGCCGACCAGGCACGCCGTGCGCTGGAATCAGGCGCCGAGGGCGTGGGCCTGATGCGGACCGAGTTCCTCTTCCTGGAGCGTGACCACGTGCCGGACGAGGACGAGCAGTACGAGGTCTACCGTTCCATGGTGAACGTGCTGGCCGGCCGGCCGCTGATCGTGCGCACGCTCGACATCGGCGGCGACAAGCAGGTGCCGCACCTGGCACTGCCGCACGAGGACAACCCCTTCCTGGGCGTTCGTGGCGCCCGCCTGCAGCTGCGCCGCGAGGAACTGCTAGTACCCCAGATGCGCGCCCTGTACCGTGCCGCCAAGCACGGCCCGCTGTCGATCATGTTCCCCATGATCAGCAGCATCGAGGAAGTGCAGCTGCTGCGCGAGCGAATGGAGGCCATCCGCACCGAACTGGATGCCCCGAACGTGCCACTGGGCATCATGATCGAGGTACCGTCCGCGGCCGTCATGGCCGACCAGTTCGCCAAGTACGTCGACTTCTTCTCGATCGGCACCAATGACCTGACCCAGTACGCGCTGGCCATCGACCGCCAGCACCCCGAACTGGCCAGCCTGGCCGACGCGCTGCACCCTGCCGTGCTGCGCCTGATCGCCCAGACCGTGGCCGGTGCCCGCCCGTACAAGCGCCACGTGGGCGTCTGCGGCGGCCTGGCCGGCGACCCGCTGGGCGCTGCGCTGCTGGTCGGCCTGGGTGTCGATGAACTGAGCATGAGCGCCAGCGACCTGGGCACCATCAAGGCCCTGCTGCGTCGCCAGTCGCTCAGCGATCTGCAGGCGCTGGCCCGCAAGGCCCTGGAGGCCGAGACCGTCCAGGAAGTCCGCGCGCTGGGTGCCGCCCTCAAATCCGCTTCTTCCCCCACTGCAGGAGATGCAGCATGA
- the pfkB gene encoding 1-phosphofructokinase: protein MTQVLTITLNPAIDQTIPVPKLIPGEVHRATGHSSTPGGKGIGVSIILASLGVRTTATGWLGADNDSLFVQAFERNGIKDAMVRLPGNTRTNVKIVDNEAGESTDVNLPGIRLDAGEQAKDELILADRIEALARPGDWCEFGGSLPPGITVDIWLRLAKLLVKKGVNIVIDVAGSQLGEILKRWPKEVSSTVGPVMIKPNRPELEELVGRPLKHDNNEVIKAAEELRAGGVQRVVVSMGAEGALIIGPEGRWLATPPKVQVATTVGAGDTLVAGTIARLLQGSPFPDAAVFGMACAAARIQQIEFGLPPVQQVEALVKQINVTPR, encoded by the coding sequence ATGACCCAAGTCCTGACCATCACTCTGAACCCGGCCATCGATCAGACCATTCCCGTCCCGAAACTGATCCCGGGCGAAGTGCATCGCGCCACCGGCCACAGCAGCACGCCGGGCGGCAAGGGCATCGGCGTCTCCATCATCCTGGCCTCGCTGGGTGTGCGCACCACCGCCACCGGCTGGCTTGGCGCCGACAACGACAGCCTGTTCGTCCAGGCCTTCGAGCGTAACGGCATCAAGGATGCCATGGTGCGACTACCCGGAAACACGCGCACAAACGTCAAGATCGTCGACAACGAGGCCGGTGAATCCACCGACGTGAACCTGCCCGGCATCCGCCTGGACGCCGGTGAACAGGCCAAGGACGAGCTGATCCTGGCCGACCGCATCGAAGCCTTGGCCCGGCCCGGCGACTGGTGCGAATTCGGCGGCAGCCTGCCCCCCGGCATCACGGTCGACATCTGGCTGCGTCTGGCCAAGCTGCTCGTGAAAAAGGGCGTCAACATCGTCATCGACGTGGCTGGCTCCCAGCTGGGCGAGATCCTGAAGCGCTGGCCCAAGGAAGTCTCCTCCACCGTCGGACCGGTCATGATCAAGCCCAACCGGCCTGAGCTGGAAGAGCTGGTCGGCCGCCCGCTCAAGCACGACAACAACGAAGTGATCAAGGCAGCGGAAGAACTGCGCGCCGGCGGCGTGCAGCGCGTCGTGGTCTCGATGGGTGCCGAAGGCGCGCTGATCATCGGCCCCGAGGGCCGCTGGCTGGCCACCCCGCCCAAGGTCCAGGTCGCAACCACCGTCGGCGCTGGCGATACCCTGGTGGCCGGCACCATTGCCCGGTTGCTGCAGGGCAGCCCCTTCCCCGATGCGGCTGTCTTCGGCATGGCCTGCGCCGCCGCCCGCATTCAGCAGATCGAATTCGGGCTGCCGCCGGTGCAGCAGGTCGAGGCACTGGTCAAGCAGATCAACGTCACCCCGCGCTGA
- a CDS encoding 3'-5' exonuclease, whose amino-acid sequence MRALPPFERLPDEAIVMVGPQLAQQAADEIGALSVVGFDTESKPVFVRGQTQDGPHLVQFASAERAWLFPLQDPACAQAVAGLLARPELLKVGFGLAGDRAQLLARFGVAPQGLVDLDQTYRALGYRASLGIRMAMAVTFGRYFEKSKSIGTSDWSRQPLSAAQCRYAAHDAWGAFRIYEALCAQGIDVVPPPAVAKGGALRRPRSRPRPQPSPLASARSADRRADAG is encoded by the coding sequence GTGCGGGCGCTGCCTCCCTTCGAGCGTCTGCCCGACGAGGCCATCGTGATGGTGGGGCCGCAGCTGGCGCAGCAGGCGGCTGACGAGATCGGGGCGCTGTCGGTGGTGGGCTTCGATACCGAGTCGAAACCGGTGTTCGTGCGGGGGCAGACGCAGGATGGCCCGCACCTGGTGCAGTTTGCCTCGGCAGAGCGCGCGTGGCTGTTCCCGTTGCAGGATCCGGCCTGTGCCCAGGCGGTGGCCGGGCTGCTGGCGCGGCCTGAGCTGCTGAAGGTGGGTTTCGGCCTGGCCGGTGATCGGGCCCAGCTGCTGGCGCGCTTTGGCGTGGCCCCGCAGGGGCTTGTGGATCTGGACCAGACCTATCGGGCGCTGGGCTATCGGGCCTCGCTGGGCATCCGCATGGCCATGGCTGTCACCTTCGGACGGTATTTCGAGAAATCCAAGTCCATCGGCACCTCGGACTGGTCGCGGCAGCCGCTGTCGGCTGCCCAGTGCCGCTATGCCGCCCATGATGCCTGGGGTGCCTTCCGGATCTACGAGGCGTTGTGCGCGCAGGGCATCGACGTGGTGCCCCCGCCTGCCGTGGCCAAGGGCGGGGCGCTCAGACGCCCCAGGTCACGTCCACGTCCGCAGCCTTCGCCTCTCGCATCAGCTCGATCAGCGGATAGACGCGCTGACGCAGGCTGA
- a CDS encoding accessory factor UbiK family protein, translating into MEKQAFFQDFQQKVMDLIKASPAADIERNIKALMGQTFNKLELVSREEFDIQAALLQSLQARVDALEARLAQQADQRDGGQPNA; encoded by the coding sequence ATGGAAAAACAGGCTTTCTTCCAGGACTTTCAGCAGAAGGTCATGGACCTGATCAAGGCCAGCCCCGCCGCCGACATCGAACGCAACATCAAGGCGCTGATGGGCCAGACCTTCAACAAGCTGGAACTGGTCAGCCGCGAGGAATTCGATATCCAGGCCGCCCTGCTGCAGTCGCTGCAGGCCCGGGTGGATGCCCTGGAAGCCCGCCTGGCCCAGCAGGCCGACCAACGGGACGGCGGCCAGCCGAACGCCTGA
- a CDS encoding YifB family Mg chelatase-like AAA ATPase, translating into MNTLAVVHARALLGLSAPPVSVEVHLANGLPAFSIVGLPETSVRESRERVRAALLQSGIEFPNRRITVNLAPADLPKESGRFDLPIAIGIAAAAGLVPLAALQDLELVGELSLSGELRPIRAALAVAAGVKADAPGRTLILPRDNLAEARQSGLQTLHGAPDLAAVIAHLRGQTLLPRPTDNASVPDEPDTEAPPDLADVRGQPLARRALEIAAAGLHPLLLCGSPGTGKSMLATRLPGILPPLTSTEALEVAAIRSASGQPATRSRRAPFLSCHASTSPAGLLGGGQPPRPGNISLAHHGVLMMDELTEFRRTVIESLREPLETGRITLSRGPYSETFPARFLLVATMNPCPCGNLGDPARACRCTPAQIRRYQARLSGPLLERFDLGIEMMREPANDVSNKAPAPEDSATVARRVQSARQRQLARQACTNGHLPVGRFDDCLALQPDARALLTQAADRFGWSWRSQHRVLRVARTVADLADSATVTPAHLAEAMALRRPLDHLVSAEANPA; encoded by the coding sequence ATGAACACCCTGGCGGTGGTCCATGCGCGGGCCCTGCTGGGCCTGTCGGCACCTCCGGTTTCCGTCGAGGTGCATCTGGCCAACGGCCTGCCCGCCTTCAGCATCGTGGGCCTGCCCGAGACCTCGGTGCGCGAAAGCCGTGAACGGGTGCGCGCCGCGCTGCTGCAGAGCGGTATCGAGTTTCCCAACCGCCGCATCACCGTCAACCTGGCTCCGGCCGACCTGCCCAAGGAATCCGGCCGCTTCGACCTGCCCATCGCCATTGGCATCGCTGCGGCGGCGGGTCTGGTGCCGCTTGCGGCACTGCAGGACCTGGAGCTGGTGGGTGAACTGTCCCTGTCGGGCGAACTGCGACCGATCCGCGCCGCCCTGGCCGTGGCCGCCGGCGTGAAAGCCGACGCTCCGGGACGCACGCTCATCCTGCCCCGTGACAACCTGGCCGAGGCCCGACAGAGTGGCCTGCAGACCCTGCATGGCGCCCCCGACCTGGCGGCGGTCATCGCCCACCTGCGCGGTCAGACGCTGCTGCCGCGCCCCACGGACAACGCTTCCGTTCCGGACGAGCCCGACACCGAGGCACCGCCTGATCTGGCCGATGTACGTGGCCAGCCGCTGGCCCGCCGGGCGCTGGAGATCGCGGCAGCCGGCCTGCACCCGCTGCTGCTGTGTGGATCACCCGGCACTGGCAAGAGCATGCTGGCTACGCGCCTGCCCGGCATCCTGCCGCCACTCACGTCAACCGAGGCGCTGGAGGTCGCCGCCATCCGCTCGGCCAGCGGTCAGCCGGCCACCCGTTCGCGGCGCGCGCCCTTTCTGTCCTGCCATGCCAGCACCAGCCCGGCAGGCTTGCTGGGCGGTGGTCAGCCACCACGGCCCGGCAACATCAGCCTGGCCCACCATGGCGTGCTGATGATGGACGAGCTGACCGAATTCCGGCGCACCGTCATCGAATCGCTGCGCGAGCCGCTGGAAACCGGGCGCATCACGCTCAGCCGCGGCCCCTACAGCGAGACCTTCCCGGCGCGCTTCCTGCTGGTGGCCACCATGAATCCCTGCCCCTGCGGCAACCTGGGTGATCCGGCGCGCGCCTGCCGCTGCACGCCTGCGCAGATCCGCCGCTACCAGGCCCGACTCTCCGGCCCCTTGCTGGAACGCTTCGACCTGGGCATCGAGATGATGCGAGAACCGGCCAACGACGTGTCCAACAAGGCCCCGGCCCCGGAAGACAGCGCCACCGTGGCCCGGCGCGTGCAGTCCGCCCGCCAGCGGCAACTGGCCCGACAGGCCTGCACCAATGGCCATCTGCCCGTCGGGCGTTTCGATGACTGCCTGGCACTGCAACCCGATGCCCGCGCCCTGCTGACCCAGGCGGCCGACCGATTCGGCTGGTCATGGCGCAGCCAGCACCGCGTGCTGCGGGTGGCACGTACCGTGGCCGACCTGGCCGACAGCGCCACCGTCACACCAGCTCACCTGGCCGAGGCCATGGCCCTGCGCCGACCGCTGGACCATTTGGTCAGCGCCGAGGCAAACCCGGCATAA